The stretch of DNA TCTTGTTCTGTGGCGTTTGTCAAAACCGCATGGTCTGGATAGGAACAACCGTCTTCCAGAAACACAAGCCGCAGATGAAGCTTCCGTCGGCACTTGGCGTAAATTGGTTCTACCCATTGCTCAAATGCTGTTTTTCGTCTTAGCCATGAGATTGTCCTTTATTTTGGATTTGGATGGATTACTGCCTCCAACCCATTATAAAGGATTTTTTTATAATTGCTGGACTACATTTATTAGGACGTTTAATTTTTCTTTGAGTAAAACATAGTTAGGGTGTTCTGTGATATTGGCTTCTGTATTTGCCATTAAATTCAAATATGAAGTTATTTCTTTTATATAAGAATTGGTGAATTCAACGAGGTTAAAAGTATGTTTACATTTCACTTGATTAGAGAATTTATCGAAATTTGTAATTAAAATATTTGATGACGATTTTTCAAAAGTGTATGTGTTGGGATTGCCGAAAGTTTCAAGGGTTTGTTTCTTACCGTTCTTATTTAACTCGATTAATATATCACATAAAGCAATTAATATTGTATTGTGCATAGTTGTGGAGAGAAGTAGAGATTCTTGCCTGCTATCTTCAATAAATAATTCTAGATAGCTATCTAAGTAGTAGTCATAATTAAAATTTTTGTCCTTGAGGACGGATACATCATTTTCAATAACAAATTTTATCTTCATTTAGCCTTCACTCCTATTGTCACTTCTTAATTACAGATGTTCCACTTACTGGATAAGATGTCTTTATAATATTGTCTTTCGTAACAACTGTGGTCATCTCAGATATTTAGGAATATAAGTATACACTTTTGTTCCATCTGCATGAGTACTTTTCAGTGTTCCTTTTTCCGAAGATTCCATAACTAGATCCTTTATTTTAGCATCCCCTAAAGCTTTGGGGAATAAAGTTGTCCCGTTGGTTGCAGAGGTTCCTGAAACGTGTCTTTTGTATATATGATTCCAACCAGTACGGCTGTTTCCATCTAATAAGTCAATGAAATCATTGCTCAAGACATCCAGCTTGAAGTGAAGGAATTGGAAAAACGCCATCTGTGTTCAATGCGATACCACTGTCAGATTACATCGATGCTGAAGAGCGGGCTGTGCTGGATGCCTCCAAGGCGTCACTATGCACAAATGATCTGGAAACAGGGAACCACCTTTTAGCAGAACAGGCATTGTTTGGAATGAAGTAAAGGTTGATTCCCGAAAAAAAAGACCCTGCGAACAGGGCCCTTCCATATGTTGAATTAATCGTTTTTCCGTTGTCTCGCTCGCGCTTCGCCGCCTTTGCGACCTGCTTCTTCCTTGCTCATCTTGCCATCGTTGTCATCATTGTCATTTTGGCGAGCGCGGGCTTCTCCACCTTTACGTCCGATCTCTTCGTAGAACTCACGGTCATGATTTCGGGAAGTCGCTTCTCCGCCTTTACGGCCGATTTCTTCATAGAACTCATGGCCGTGTCTCTCCGAAGTTGTTTCGCCCCCTTTGCGTCCTGCTTCTTCTACCGTCATTTTACCGTTGTCATTGTTGTTGTCTTTTGCCATTGTGAATTCCTCCTCTAAGATTCTGTATTCGTGGTGCTGCTAATCTTCTTCCCCATGCGTTTGCCTATTAAACATGCAGATCTGCCAAACACGGATAGAAGGCCCCCGCCAGGCTTCATTTCTCAATTCATATTTTCCTTTCAACTAGACAAAGCGGACGGATTCCAGGACCTCGGTGTGAATGCCGCGACCCAGATTCTCCATGTGGAAATCCATTCCTTTTTGTAACAGAATAAGGCAAGGGAACAGAAAAGCAATTGATTAATTCTAGGATGTTCGGCAATAGTCATAAAAGGAGTGATACGTATGGAATTTCAACATCGGACCATCGTTCATATCGAAGCGGAACTGCGGGATAGGAAGGTAGAGACCGCAACATTTGGAATGGGGTGCTTTTGGGGGCCGGAAGCCCGTTTCGGCGGCTTGCCGGGCGTCATGCGGACGCGTGTCGGTTACGCAGGAGGGACGACTGCAGCGCCGACATACCGGGAAATGGGGGATCATAGTGAAACGGTGGAAGTGGATTTTGACCCGCAAGTGATTCGGTTTGAAGACGTGCTCCGGCAGTTTTGGCGAAACCACTATCCGAACCGGGGCCATTATAAAGGCAGGCAATACTTGTCCATTTTACGCTATCATGACGACGAGCAATTGGAAGTGATAGAACGAGTGAAGCGGGAGATGGAAGGGGAGCTGGGCGAAGCGATCGAAACGGAGATTGCCCCGTTTGAAACCTTCACCTTGGCGGAAGA from Bacillus sp. OxB-1 encodes:
- a CDS encoding KGG domain-containing protein, whose amino-acid sequence is MAKDNNNDNGKMTVEEAGRKGGETTSERHGHEFYEEIGRKGGEATSRNHDREFYEEIGRKGGEARARQNDNDDNDGKMSKEEAGRKGGEARARQRKND
- the msrA gene encoding peptide-methionine (S)-S-oxide reductase MsrA, with the protein product MEFQHRTIVHIEAELRDRKVETATFGMGCFWGPEARFGGLPGVMRTRVGYAGGTTAAPTYREMGDHSETVEVDFDPQVIRFEDVLRQFWRNHYPNRGHYKGRQYLSILRYHDDEQLEVIERVKREMEGELGEAIETEIAPFETFTLAEERHQKYYLKRYPTAPEQLKELYPEPHLFVDSTFAARLNGFVKGFRMRDSLLEEVADWQLPPDYRQYLMDKLKAMKW